A stretch of Canis lupus familiaris isolate Mischka breed German Shepherd chromosome 11, alternate assembly UU_Cfam_GSD_1.0, whole genome shotgun sequence DNA encodes these proteins:
- the RPP25L gene encoding ribonuclease P protein subunit p25-like protein, translated as MEHYRKAGSVELPAPSPMPQLPPDTLEMRVRDGSKIRNLLGLALGRLEGGSARHVVFSGSGRAAGKAVSCAEIVKRRVPGLHQLTKLRFLQTEDSWVPISPDTGLDPLTVRRHVPAVWVLLSRDPLDPNECGYQPPGAPPGLGPTSSSSCGPRPRRRVRDTWS; from the coding sequence ATGGAGCACTATCGGAAAGCTGGCTCTGTGGAACTCCCAGCACCTTCTCCAATGCCGCAGCTACCTCCTGATACCCTGGAGATGCGGGTCCGAGATGGCAGCAAAATCCGCAACCTTCTGGGGCTGGCACTGGGTCGATTGGAGGGTGGTAGTGCACGGCATGTGGTGTTCTCAGGTTCTGGCCGGGCCGCAGGGAAGGCGGTGAGCTGTGCTGAGATTGTCAAGCGACGTGTACCAGGCCTGCACCAGCTTACCAAGCTGCGCTTCCTGCAGACTGAAGACAGCTGGGTGCCAATCTCACCTGACACGGGCCTGGATCCCCTCACAGTGCGCCGCCATGTACCTGCAGTGTGGGTACTGCTTAGCCGGGACCCCCTAGACCCCAATGAATGTGGCTACCAGCCTCCAGGAGCACCCCCTGGCCTgggccccacatcgagctccagCTGTGGCCCACGACCCCGAAGAAGGGTTCGAGACACTTGGTCCTGA
- the DCTN3 gene encoding dynactin subunit 3 isoform X2, with protein sequence MAAVTDVQRLQARVEELERWVYGSGGPRGSRKVADGLVKVQVALGNIASKRERVKILYKKIEDLIKYLDPEYIDRIAIPDASKLQFILAEQFILSQIALLEQVEALVPMLDSAHIKAVPEHAARLQRLAQIHIQQQDQCVEVTEESKALLEEYNKTTMLLSKQFVQWDELLCQLEAAKQVKPAEE encoded by the exons ATGGCGGCTGTGACCGATGTGCAGCGGCTACAGGCCCGTGTGGAGGAACTGGAGCGCTGGGTGTACGGGTCGGGCGGGCCGCGCGGCTCGCGGAAG GTGGCTGATGGCCTAGTCAAGGTACAGGTGGCTTTGGGGAACATTGCcagcaagagggagagggtgaagatTCTGTACAAAAAGA TTGAAGACCTGATCAAATACCTGGATCCTGAGTATATTGACCGCATTGCCATACCTGATGCCTCTAAGCTGCAGTTTATATTAGCAG AGCAGTTTATCTTATCCCAGATTGCACTCCTGGAGCAGGTAGAGGCCTTGGTGCCCATGCTGGACAGCGCTCACATCAAAG CCGTTCCTGAGCATGCTGCCCGCCTGCAGCGCTTGGCCCAGATCCACATCCAGCAGCAG GACCAGTGTGTGGAGGTCACTGAGGAGTCCAAGGCTCTCCTGGAGGAATACAACAAGACT ACAATGCTTCTCTCCAAGCAATTTGTGCAGTGGGATGAACTGCTTTGCCAGCTAGAGGCCGCCAAGCAAGTGAAGCCAGCAGAGGAGTAA
- the DCTN3 gene encoding dynactin subunit 3 isoform X1, which translates to MAAVTDVQRLQARVEELERWVYGSGGPRGSRKVADGLVKVQVALGNIASKRERVKILYKKIEDLIKYLDPEYIDRIAIPDASKLQFILAEEQFILSQIALLEQVEALVPMLDSAHIKAVPEHAARLQRLAQIHIQQQDQCVEVTEESKALLEEYNKTTMLLSKQFVQWDELLCQLEAAKQVKPAEE; encoded by the exons ATGGCGGCTGTGACCGATGTGCAGCGGCTACAGGCCCGTGTGGAGGAACTGGAGCGCTGGGTGTACGGGTCGGGCGGGCCGCGCGGCTCGCGGAAG GTGGCTGATGGCCTAGTCAAGGTACAGGTGGCTTTGGGGAACATTGCcagcaagagggagagggtgaagatTCTGTACAAAAAGA TTGAAGACCTGATCAAATACCTGGATCCTGAGTATATTGACCGCATTGCCATACCTGATGCCTCTAAGCTGCAGTTTATATTAGCAG AAGAGCAGTTTATCTTATCCCAGATTGCACTCCTGGAGCAGGTAGAGGCCTTGGTGCCCATGCTGGACAGCGCTCACATCAAAG CCGTTCCTGAGCATGCTGCCCGCCTGCAGCGCTTGGCCCAGATCCACATCCAGCAGCAG GACCAGTGTGTGGAGGTCACTGAGGAGTCCAAGGCTCTCCTGGAGGAATACAACAAGACT ACAATGCTTCTCTCCAAGCAATTTGTGCAGTGGGATGAACTGCTTTGCCAGCTAGAGGCCGCCAAGCAAGTGAAGCCAGCAGAGGAGTAA